TGAGGCTGACGGCCAGAAATTCTTCAGTCAGCTGCTGTTCTTTTCTCTGGCGTCTGCGGGTGACCTTCCTCAAGCTCACTTGCTGCCGCCGCTAGTTCCAATCCTACTTTCTTCAAACGGTTGATGGTGACGATTGTCACTTTTGATCTTACTGAAGTTTTTTTTGGCGGGCAACATGCCATTTGGGGCAGCTCGGTCAAAGAGTCTTGTCTCACTTCCATTGAGCATATCTTTAAGGCGCGCAGTGGTTAAATCAGTATTGGAGAACTATGCGTTGCCAGCTCGATGTATGCAGACACTTTCTCACCAACAGTCTCTTTGTAATAGTGCATTTTCCCCAATGAGAAGACCATTTGGTGGTGATAAAATCTCTCTTTTCCTTCTGAACACCCAGGTTTGAACGGCATTTTGCATGACAAGGCAACCAAAGAGGACATATATCTGCACCTGGACATGTTGAGACCAACACTTCCATGCCTCTTCCATGTTGGTATCTTTCCTACGTCTACTTCTCCGATCAGAGTTTGGAGTGAGAGCTCAGTCTCACGTGATGGTTTCATGGTTCTTCATCACCTTTCAAAGAGCATTTGTGAAACATCAGAGTACTTGGCCATTTTTCTCTGTCCCATCTTCCCCTCATCAATTGCTGTCGGAAGGGTCACCTTGtcatgtggggaaagagcaatgcTCCTGTACCTAGCAGATGTTCTGGTTCTTAACACATAACAATTGGTTGGAATCCATCCAATAATTCACCACAATGAAATGGTCCAAATGTTTGTGATATTGAAGTATCTGAAGATGTCCACTAGATACCCTCTGATCTGGGTATTAATGACCATCAGTAATGCCTATACTATATCAGCAAGAATCATTCAAAAGCGTCAAAGATTTTCACAACTGGCCacggattggggtgggggggggggtctttctATATTTACAGTTGGAGGCATTAATGACTGGCTGCACTTTACCAATTTTCTAAAACAAGTGCCAATGATTTTTCTAACCGACTAGAAATATGTTGAAATGAACACAATGATTTAGGTTCCTACTTTTGATTCTTTCAGCCAAGGCAGTCTTGGGAGTAGATACATTCCCGATGGAGGTGGTGAGtttgtttgaaaaaaaaacttaatcgTGTTTAGTTCCTTTTACTTTCTGGTCGTATGTGCCGGCGTGTTTGTATCCTGCCACGTAGCCAGTATCATGAACGAGATACTCTCTGCCCGCTCTTCCTTTGCCTTTCCCGCACTGATCAAACCTTTCTTTGTGGGAACCAGTGAATTTTGAGGTGTCTGTAAGTCGTGTTAATGTGGGAGATAGCACAGTTTTCTGCAGAGAAAGCAATAGAAGCAACATTATACTTAAAAAAAGAACTTTTTTTTGTGCAAAGTTTTTAAGGAAACTAATGTAGGCTACTGCAGCAGTGATACAGCAcgtcagctgcggctcagtgggtagcactctcgcctctgagtcagagggttgtgggttcaagccccactccaggcacttgagcacaaaatttaggctggcacttcactgcagtaccgagagaatgctgtactgtcggaggtgcctcttttggatgagacattaaactgaggccctgtctgccctctcaggtagatgtaaaagatcccatgctgatattagagttctccctggtctcctggccaatatttatcccgcaaccaacaccactaaaacagattatctggccattatctcattgctgtttgtgggaccttgctgtgcgcaaagtggctTCCGTGTTTCCCATATTATAACAgtacctacacttcaaaagtacttcattggctgtaaagtcacacaccatcccgacttggaggaacggcgatatatttccatcgtcgctgggtcaaaatcctggaactcccttcctaacagcactgtgggagaaccttcaccacacggactgcagcggttcaagaaggcggctcaccaccaccttctcaagggcaattagggatgggcaataaatgccggcctcgccagagacgcccacatcccatgaatgaataaaaacaaagcgctttgggatgtcctgaggtcgtgaaaagtgctatataaatgcaagttcttctttgtgTTTGATGTTCACAAACAGCTAACTGTCCCATTGGCTCTTCAGCATTCAGTATGTGTGAACAGATCTCTGTACAATAATAGAACACCTTACTGAACTGTGCCTCCAAACAGGCATCACAAGGTTTACAAAGGATCCTGCTTGCAGAGCATTAATTAGCTTTTTTGGTAACTTTAGTCTAGACCCCAGAGTGTGTTCCTACATCTGTTGTGGCAACCAGCTGAATATTAGCTACTGAACGACGACAGTGTAGGCAGCTTGAGCTGGAACATTAATGAACCCGGCACTTTAACCCAAGTGTTTTGCACTTTTGACCGGTGCAAAtagacaaagaaagaacttgcatttatatagagactttcatgtcctcaggacgtcccgaagcatttcacagctaattaattactttttgaagcgtggtcactgttgttatgcaggcaagcaAAGCAGCTGATTTATgcacagcaacgtcccacaaacagcaaagagataaatgaccactgATCTTCAAAGAGTTTCATGGgagcttttacgtccatctgaacaGGTAGACGGGGCCCCAGTTTAACATCATTTCTGaacgacggcacctccgacagtgcagcactccctcactactacactgaagtgtcagcctggattatgggctcaagtagtggtattatagtggttatgttactggacgagtaaaccagaggcctggactaatactctagagaatgtgagtttaaatcccaccatggcagtttgagaattgcattcagcttttaaaaaatctggaatcagtaaaagtgtcaaagaagctgtcagattgtggtaaaaacccaactagttcactaatatcctttagggaaggaaacctgccgcccttacccggtctgccctatatgtgactccagtcccatgccaatgtggttgactcttaactgccctctgaagtgatctaacaagtcactcagttgtacaaaacTGCTCGAGCAGACCCGACACCACTTTCtcatgggcaactagggatgggtaataaatgccagccttgccagcaacgcccacatcccgagaataaataatgaaaaaaaaattcaaacaagaaGTGACCAACTTCATCTTTCGACTTTTTTTTGGATGAAAACTGCCTCCTGTTGGGATGAAATCTGTCGTCATCACTTTCTGCTAAACCTGAAAGTGGCAGGGATTTTAATACATTCAACCAAACACATTCAACCAAAATAAACACGGTGAAATCCCTTCATCATACATTGATCTGCTATTAAAATAACTTCTGTATCTCAATAATTGCTGCTAAACTCCCCCTGTACAAGGAGAGCACGGGCAATTCTTTATTCAAAAGCTGGGTACTCCCGCTTAAAATTGGACACTGCCTGTTGTATAGCAGAAGAAAGCTTATGTAATGTAGTCGCAAAAAGAACAAACAAGCTCTTGGCATACCGTTACTCCTGAAATGAGGGGTGATTTCCCTTCAATTAACTTGTAAATCTCCTGGATTGCTTCCTCCTCGATCTTCCCTTTAAATCGCTTCTGTGCAAGCTCTTCAAGGGCATTCTTAAATTGATCAAAGGTGATGGTCCTAAAAGATTTCCTCCTGGAACACAGAAACCTCAGACATTAGAAAGACACTATAGGGAACTTTTTAAAAAACCAGTTAATGTGATTTTCCAACATGCACTGGCTACATGCGATCTCTCACAAAATTTACCACATGGTCtttaatattcctggatatatagcaagaaagaacttgcatttatatagcacctttcacgacctcaggacatcccgaagcactttacaaccaatgaagtacttttgaagtgtagtcactgttgtaatgcaggaaacgcagcagccaatttgtgaacagcaaggtcccacaaacagcaatgagatatatgaccagataatctgttttagtgatgttggttgagggataaatactggcccaggacactggggaaaactccccagttgTTCTTCGAATACCACCacagtggatgtaaatgatcccatttaCATGGGGtgtaagcctagattttgtactcaaatctctggaatgggacacaaacccacaaccttctgactcagaggcgagagtgatacacactgagtcatggctgatcAACTATTTACATTGTCCATCATGAAACCCCAGTCGGCAAGAGAAATGTCCAAAAAACAGCAAACCGGCCATGGTAAAAGATGAGATACGATCCCCATTTCTATACAAGGTGAAGGGTAACACATCTACAGTGTGCTGCAAGGCAGTGACACATCTTGATGTTGAGAAGGCTTTGATAAACCACTTGGTATGCCAAGAGCTTGTTTGTTCTTTTTGCAACTACATTACATGGAATCatatggcacaggaggccatttggcccatcgtgcctgtgccagctctttgaaagagctatccaattagtcccacctacatgctctctccccattgccctgaacatttttccttttctggtatttatccaattcccttttgaaagttactactgaatttgcttccaccatcctttcaggcagtgcatttcagatcataacaactcgctgcattaaaaacatttctcctcatctgcccgctggttctttagccaatcatcATAGGAAAGAAAATGGGAGGGGTAGCATGGAAAAAAATtagacaaaaaaaaatatttcacttAATCCTCATTGTTCGTCAGAGGAAGGTTTTGAtcctatctgtttgagagggattGAAACCCAAGTTCCCCAGGAGAGGAGGTAGCATTCTAGCTCACTGTATCACTTACAAACGTAAATTATTCACAAAGCTGTCTTCACAGATAAATATTTGAGATTAATGTACTTCACAGCCTCATGCTGGAATATTCTCTTTAAATAAATCAGACTACATATACAAAAGTAAAAGTTCTAAAATTCTACCAGGTCTTGCATCAACTGAAGAAGCTCTGAATTATACCTGGTGAGCAATGCTCTGAATTATACCTGGTGAGCAATGCTCTGAATTATACCTGGTGAGCAATGCTCTGAATTATACCTGGTGAGCAATGCTCTGAATTATACCTGGTGAGCAATGCTCTGAATTATACCTGGTGAGCAATGCTCTGAATTATACCTGGTGAGCAATGCTCTGAATTATACCTGGTGAGCAATGCTCTGAATTATACCTGGTGAGCAATGCTCTGAATTATACCTGGTGAGCAATGCTCTGAATTATACCTGGTGAGCAATGCTCTGAATTATACCTGGTGAGCAATGCTCTGAATTATACCTGGTGAGCAATGCTCTGAATTATACCTGGTGAGCAATGCTCTGAATTATACCTGGTGAGCAATGCTCTGAATTATACCTGGTGAGCAATGCTCTGAATTATACCTGGTGAGCAATGCTCTGAATTATACCTGGTGAGCAATACTCTGAATTATACCTGGTGAGCAATGCTCTGAATTATACCTGGTGAGCAATGCTCTGAATTATACCTGGTGAGCAATACTCTGAATTATACCTGGTGAGCAATGCTCTGAATTATACCTGGTGAGCAATGCTCTGAATTATACCTGGTGAGCAATGCTCTGAATTATACCTGGTGAGCAATGCTCTGAATTATACCTGGTGAGCAATGCTCTGAATTATACCTGGTGAGCAATGCTCTGAATTATACCTGGTGAGCAATACTCTGAATTATACCTGGTGAGCAATGCTCTGAATTATACCTGGTGAGCAATGCTCTGAATTATACCTGGTGAGCAATGCTCTGAA
This DNA window, taken from Heptranchias perlo isolate sHepPer1 chromosome 2, sHepPer1.hap1, whole genome shotgun sequence, encodes the following:
- the LOC137335272 gene encoding tubulin polymerization-promoting protein, producing MADCKAKTARGATGALPTRAPSDRAKEKVAKRHMSDSNGTDGGATAPDELSALEEAFRKFAIHGDTRAMGREMHGKNWSKLCKDCNIIDGKNVTITDVDIVFSKVKRKSFRTITFDQFKNALEELAQKRFKGKIEEEAIQEIYKLIEGKSPLISGVTKTVLSPTLTRLTDTSKFTGSHKERFDQCGKGKGRAGREYLVHDTGYVAGYKHAGTYDQKVKGTKHD